The DNA region CGGAGCAGTATTTTGACCCGTTTTGTCCTTTTATCATCCATTGAGGAAGTCTTGATTATTGAAAAAATGTGTTTGCGGTATCTTCCAAAAATATCTTCGTCCCCGTACCCAAAACAATTCCATCTGGCACCGAATTCCGATCATCGGATGCAATTTCCGGCGACCGGAATTACGAATCTCCCCTTGAGTGTTGaaaatttataaggaaataCAATGGATTCGACCGAGCACGATGAGGAGAGCAGTGAAGAGTCGGAGACTCCTAATTACCGATTGTTGCGCAGCTGCTTGGGGCTTGTATTGTTTGTATTGGGCTTCTTTCTGCTGTCGATTTTCGTGCTTTATTTCGCGGTTTACATTGAGAGTTTATCGATTTGGAACCCTATTTCTCTGCCCTCGCGCTGCAAAATAGTTTCGAGCAGTAAGTGattctaaattattttattctgTGCTCTGTTTGGAAGTAGAAATTTGATACAGCAAATGGTTAGTCTGAAATGATGGATTTGTCTAGGGTTTGTTATTGCttcaattttcttattattCTCACTTGTTGGGGTCTGATTGACTGTTAAAAAATTGGAGTGAAAATCATTTTACATGCATACACATCTCCATGGCAACTAGAGTGGCAATTTGGTTTCTTCTTGGGGGGGTTGGGGGgttgggggggagggggggggtttgaaagaaatttacatttaccaattgaaaattttctgCAGGTGTGGATCTTAGGTCATCTAAAGTCTGTGAACTGGGACTGTTGAATTACAAAGCTAAAAATGTACTTTACCCATATGAAAGAAAGAAGTTCCGGTGCCGCTATGATTACTACTGGGCATCTGTATTTAAGGTGATCATCACTAATACTTATGGCGCGTGACACTCTTTTACAGTCTACTTCCTTTATTTGGGCATATATTATGATCCTGTGAACTCGTGAGCTGTGGCGTAGTTATATGCTTCACAATAAGATTATAGGTATGctccttaataataataataataattaataataataataataataataataaagaagaaataacACAATGTTATTTGGACAATAGTCACTACTTCAAGATGCTCTTTGCTGCATAATGCCTACAAGCAATGCTGCTTCCAGGTTGAACATGACCCTAGAGAGAACTGGTCCTAGTTTGTAGAGTTGCGAATGTCTAAGAGAGCCTTTCTAACGAACCAAGCGACAGTCCCTTGGATCATATTTTGGGATCTTGGTTAAATGCACAGATCCACCCCCTctcaaaaagaaaaggaaattaattcAAGATGATACATCATCTGTATATAGTACAAAATACGTTAAGGACATGAAGGTCATACCAATTCAATATGGATTGTCATTTTTCATTTGATGTATACTGAATAACATTCATACTATCTGCCATTATCTGGACCTTGAACTTGAGGCTAACCAGTTCAGCagtttcttcttttcttttcccttttgatAGAGAAATTTGCAAAATCTTCTGagcataaaataataaactgCTGACTTTTTGCttttgtaattcccttttctaaGTACAGGTTGAATATACAGATCATTCAGGTCAGTCACGGCTAGCTTTGGCAGAAGCTCCAAACGAAGCACTTCCATCTGACTGTCGGCCTAATTTCATTGCTGCTTGGTCGACAAAGGACAGATTCAAGGTAGAATTTGGGCATTGAATTTTTAGTGTAATGTGGGAAAACACTAATTAGTATACAAGCTATATCTTGACAAAAATTGTTTACAGTATTACTTAAAAGACCAGTGTGCACCTTTATATCAGAGAATTATCTCTTGAAGTGATATTTTCAAAGAAATATGTTGAAATGAAAAGTTTTGTGAGTCCACAAAAAGATCTCCAAGTTTTTGAACTAGATTACTAAATTTTGTTCTGAGTTAATACACGGATGCATGTGCTTGTGTGTATTTTCACTCATTGACActatttctttgtttatttgcGAATTCTCACGTTAGTGCCTGCTCTTTGTTCAGGTGAATGAAACTTACAAGTGCTGGTATTCATTGGGAATATCTAAGATTGACATATATGAAGATGGCTTTTTCAATTGCCAAGCTAAAGATCCATCTACCATCGAGATGTCTGTTCGATATTTGATCCTGTGAGTATCAAAGAAAGAATTTTTGTGTCTGCTTTACACCATAAAGaggattatttaaaaattagaaatattttattgttcccagtaaatatttcaagaacaTCTGTGCTTTTATGTTGATACGAGGCTTATTTCCTGCCTTCTGTTGTTTATACCCATTGGCAATACGCCTCCTGATATTTAGaaatagatgaaaaaaaaaactagatttGATGGGTGATCAGTTACTTTTCTATTTCCTGCCCGGTATATGTAACTAGAAGTGGTGTTATTTTCGACAGGTTCATGAGCATAGCAAAATCTACACTTGCCAGTGCAAATTTTTTACAGTCCTGGGGATGGGGTGTGGTTGCTGGACTCATCACCGGGTTCTGTTCCGCCTTTTTGTTCATATTCTTGGTTGGCCTTTTACGGAAATTCTGGTCATATCATCACCAACTCTCCGTGACGAGATGGCTCGCTCTGCATTGCACTGCAGTCCGTTTAAAAAGAGTTTGTTTCTTTGTAGCATATGTGTCATTTTCAAGCTGGTTGGCCGTTCAATACTTGCAAAGAATCGGCCTCCCTGAGGTTAGAGTTCAGTATAGTAGGTAGTGCTCATTTTCACAGAAGTGTGACTTGCAAGCACTCAACATTCCTATGTAAGAGTCTAAAATCCTTGTGCCATTAGAAATGGATTTTCATATTCCATCATTTGTAGTCCTTGAACAGGCTTTTGAGCCTCGAGTTTATGGTTCTGGAACATAGCAGCAGTTGTACCTTATAGGTTTTTGTTGAGGGTTTGAGTGTATTGTATGAACATACCATAATGTTTTGACTATATTAGCAATACAAAATTTATGATTCTTATAAGATGGCTTTAAGAAACAGGAAACTTGTTTTTGAAGTACAATGGACTGATTTAGCACTTAGCACAAGTAGAATGGGTGCTTTTTTTCGTGGTTATTATGTTTAATCTCAAATCAATATCAAAGTGGgcatttggtctagtggtatgatgCGAGAGGTCCCGAGTTCGATTCTCGGAATGCCCCAATTTTTCCCATTTTTTAGCTTTTCAAACCACAATCCATTTTCAAACTATTCACATATTCTCACCCACAAAGGCAAAATTCCTTGTCTCCAAGGCACTCACACAATCACATTTCAGCCCAATAATATAAGAGCAAATTACAATGACTCAACAACCTATTAGATGGAAGACCAGTGTTTGTGCTCAATTCTCTGAGCTGCCCGTGCGAGCACCATCATAGATTCTTGATCAATTCATCTGTACTAATGGCCTGCATCTTGTGAATGGATTCAAGTCACAATCAGAACGATAgcaaaacattttccataagATCACCTTTACATTTATACCCCGGAATGTAGAGAAAGTAGAATTATGTAGAGACTTTTCCATTAATATGTAGTTCTGCTATAGTACAAACTTGGAATCCCTAACCTCTATACTTtacaatgaataataataatactaagaaCATGCTAAAATGCCCAGGTATTGTACAGTGTATTCAGTACAAATAGAAACTGGTTCCTTCTCGAGTTGTCTACTTGTTCAAGGATGAAGATCGTATTCTGCAATTGTATTCTGTACAAGGCTATCCGGCTTAATCCCAGCTTCAAGCATGTGGTTATACAATGATCTCGCTTCTACCAACCATCCAAACTTGCAGTAACCACGGAGCAGAACACCATAGGTTATGACATCGGGCAATAAACCACATCTCAAAGCAGAATAAAAGATAGATGATGCTTCTTTCACCATTCCCCTTTTGCAAAGGCCATCAATCAGAACTGTGTAGCTTATGATGTTTGGGGAAATATTGTTGCTGAGCATTGCTTTGTGGAGCTCGAAAGCTGTTTCCAAAGAGTAAATCTTGAAGTAGCCATCAATTAAACAGCTGTATGTGACCACATTGGGGAGTTTATCTTTTCCCGTCATTTCAGAGAATAATGACATTGCATCGTCCATTCTACCTTCTTTACAGAACCCATCAATCAGAATTGTTAAGGTAATTGTGTTGTACCTGATTCGTCTCTGCTTCAGCTCTTCAAAAAGTCGAATGGCTTCCTTCAACATTTTCATAGAGCAGTAGCCACAAATTACAGTGTTGTAGGTCACAATATTGGGATCTGGTCCACAATCCAAGACGTGTTTGAACAGCTCCAATGCGTTTCTCAAATGACCTTCTTTGAAATGTGAATTTATGAGAACATTATAAATGGCAATATCAGGTTGTGTTCCAGTTTTCTTCATAAGCTCAAAAACCTGTAATCCGGCAGCTAGATTATGACATTTGCAAAGCCCGTCAATGAGAACACAATATGTAACAACATCGGGAAGGAATCCCCTCTTCAGGATTTGGAAGAAAAACGCTAAGGCTTCACGAAATCTCCCTAGCTCAAAAATGCCTCGGATAATTAGAGTGTGAGTCACTAGATCTGGGACTATATCATAAGCACCCATCAGAATATACAGATTTATGGCCTCCTTTATTTGTTTCAATCTACAGAACCCATCCATcaatgtattaaatatataaacattgggAACTAATCCGCTTTTAACAACTTGATAAAAGAACACAAGTGCATCGTCCATCCACCCTTGTTTAACGAGACCATTTATAAGCATGTTGCAAACAGTAACATCAGGAATATGTCCCTTATTTACCATATCCTTATATAAATGAAATCCCTCTATAAAATTTCCTAGCTTGCAGAAACCGTCAATAAGACTACTGTAAGTAACAAGAGATGGCTGAATGCCGTTTTTTACAATCTGACCATACACTCCAAATGCCTCGAGAAGCCGATCATTTTTGCACAAGCCATTTAAAAGGATACTATATGTAACAATGCTTGGCCGGACTTCTTCCCTTAACATTCTCTTATAAACTTCAACACCTCTTAGAATATCTCCCCTTCGTATGTGACCATCAATTATGGTGCTGAAACAAACAACATCCAATTTTATGCCTTTACCTAATGCAGCTGAGAGCAGTTGATTTGCCTTGTCGAACTTTCCAGCCTTGAACAAACCATCAATTAAAATGCTATAAACAACTATGTCAGGCTCTATACCTTTTGCGGTCATTAAAACATAATGTTTGAATGCCTCATCCAACCTTCTTTCCTTACAGAATGCATTAATCATCGTACTAAATGTCACCAGACTTGGCTTTGGACCTACTTCTTGCATCAATAAGAAAAACTGATGTGCAACACCCCCTCGATTTTCTTTGTAAAGAgtccttaaaattttattacaaactAAAATATTAGGCACAAACCCATTCCCAGTCATCCTTCTGTGGAATTCCAGGCCCATTTCAACCTCGTTATTCTGGAGAAACCTACCCATCACAAAGCTATAAACATCAAAATGATGTCTCTTACCACCCATCATCCCATTTTCCATTTTCCCACAGATATCCAAAATAACACCAACACTCTTTCTCTCGATCAATGAACTGAGAATCTTCAACATAGCATACTTGATATCAAAGCATCCAtatcaaaaatttgaaaaagaatgCATTTGCCCAATTAATCAACCCAATTctacaaaaagaaaacaaaaatagatCATTACCAGAAATTGAGACACTCCAAATTCATGTCTGCAAATTGAGAAGCACCTAAAATTAAGTAAATTCTGctgattaaaaaaacaaaaacaaacaaaagaaaagcaaaagcaaaaaaaCAGAAGTTTATGCATATGAACATAAGGGTATAAGTAAGAGTTTTAATACCCCAATTCTGTTTCAGCAGCTCTTCTATCTGCTTAGTCTGTTCAGAATCCTTTCTGCAAATTTTACAGAACTATTAGCTAACTGATATTCTTGTTTAGTTAAGTAATGTCAAATGCTGAACAAAAACAATAGATAGCCATAGGTGTGGGCACGGGTCGGGTTCGGGTTCGACCCGTGCACATTTAGGTCACCCGAAAATTTTCGGGTTGGAAATTTTCAAGTCCGAAAACCGAACCGAATAGAAGAGACATGCATCGGGTTCGGGTGTTTCGGGTCGGTTTTAGTTCGGGTTCGGGCCAATATACCCGAAATTCTAATTGTTCCAAAATTTTGAATACGCACAGACTAGTTACGTCATTTATAGCTATCCATTGATCGAATTATTTAAGTGGATTTTTTACTTTTGGCCTCGGTTCATTGTcccaatatatatttagttttggGGGCAACAAAATCAAAAGCATTAATTAGCTTTGGGGGCAACAAAATTAAAAGCAGATTTAGTTTTTTTAGGTTATTAATTGTCTATTGCAGGCTTTGATTTACAATGCACCACAACATTGATTTACAAATTTTCCATTCTATTGTTGCTAagggctcgtttggttcgcggaaagtATTGGAAGGGAAATGGAAGTGAAATTCTGTGGAAAAATAGTTACTAGgaagataaattatgttgtttggttggtggaaaagaagttgctgggaaaataaattatgttgtttggttaggtttagaatggtaaggaataatgtgtataaagacctaaatgcccctattattattattattattattattattattattattatctaaacCCATAAACCTTCTTATTATTAAGCCTACCAAAGTCCAAAGTGCTAATGTGCTGACCCATTTGCCATTTGTAGCCCATCAGGACCAAACCCATTGCACTACTGCAAAGTGCAAAAGCAGTCGAagaatttgggagaagaaaagcaATCGAAGAAGCCAAGCTAGAGAGGAGAAGGAAATGGGAAAATCGAAGAGAGCTCAGAGAAGAAGGCAACCTTGACTCAGGTTGGTTATCATTTTTTCATCCATGTTTGTTTTTTCCTCTCTTTAATTTGCGAAAAAGATGAGAGGCGGAGTGGCGGCGCAGGAAGTGGACTCGCGGCGGCGCGGACTCGCGGCAGCGGAGGATGAGGCAGCGAGCGGAGGTCCATCAGCGAGAAGAATCAGAAGAAAgggggaggaagaagaaaacaacatGGGTAAAATGGTCTTGACAACAAACTTTTCTTCCCAGCACCAccggaaaacaaaataccaggGTAGAGCTCGGattttattttcctcaaaaatgagGATTTGAAGTTCCAAGGGAAAACAAATTCCGGTGAGCCAAACAAGGGAAAAGAGCAATTTCGGAACCCACCTCCCGTGGAAAACCACTTCCTGCGAACCAAACATGGCCTAATAGAAATGCAAAGGAACCAACGAACCATCAATAACAATGCAACCTGcaaattcaaaaatatgaatgagaaaaaataaattgaacattAATTTAACGTGCAAAaacatttgtaatataattttcattataaaattaaatataacaattcaacctcaaaataaaataaatggaaaaaaatataatttctcaCATGAAATTTCCATTCACcagttttatatatttttttaaagtctaaagactaatattcttttttaactTACAAATTGTTAAACTTACATAacataataaaagaaataagcaCTAAAATTTGGTGAACTCACTGAATTTTaccaactaaaaatttaaaacaattagatttttaagtgtatatataaagtataaacactaaactaagacacaaactattttttttaaaggagacaaactatttaaaatcaaacatagacaaacaattttttttttgaaaagaaccATACGcaaacaattaaaaatcaaatcaaacacaCAAACTGTGTAAAATCGAAGAGACAAAGACAAATTATGCACACACTGTTTAACTCATATTAAAActtataaaaaaagaaaacaaaatgtaTTCTGTATgttaaaaaatgttataattgtTTTATTACATTCCCAaatcttttataatatataaataacataagtctcaaattttctaaaaatgtcaaaaataacttctgtaaaaaaaaaaataagtaaacttTTCAATATATGAAGTATGAACATCTAATTTctaaacacaaaatatattaaaaatatagaacatatacaacaaattcagaatacacaaaatagaTATATTTCCCTGGGAAAAAAATTTCTAGACAAAAACAAATACAAACAAATCTCTGACAAGAATACAAAGGAACAGCTTTTTAAAAACTATTGGTATTAAAGAttaattttctggaaaaaaagtgaaaaaaacaaacaaacaaataaagtaaatattttaCCTGTAAGATTTTCATGGCCAAAGCGGCTTTGATGGCAGCCTTTGCGTAGCGGACTGGTAGACGGcggtcacaactcacaactcACAACACAAGTCAAAACCCCAAAGGAGATCTAAGGTTTCCTAAATAGAGAGTTGAGAGAATGAGTGATAGAGAGGTGAGAGGCGACTTAAAGTTCAAGTAAGACAAAGGGGACTTACCGGGAGTGATTTGAGTAGCTAAGGCGAAGGCGAGGCTTGAGAGAGAGGAGGACAGAGAGCCGTAGACATCTGGGTGAAAGCCGGAGATCCAGAGACGGCCGGTGAAAGTTGGAGACCCAGAGGTGAGAATTGGAGACGCCAGGGCGAGAAGCGGAGCCGCGAAGACCGGAGAAGGTGATAGTGTGAGAAACGCAGAGAGTGAGGGATGAGATTTGAGAGAGTAGAGAAGATAGGCAAGTGGGGAGAGAGAATCAGAGAAACAGAGAGAAAAAAGAGAGAGGGAGGCGGAAGATGAAATGAATAGCCCTAAGATCCCTAAcccaaaatttaatatttatagtaTCCATATATCTCGGGTTTCGGGTCGGATtcgaaattaaaatttcaaatccGAAATCCGAACCGAGAAAGGAAGCCACAGCAGTCTTCGGATCGGGTTGGGCCCGAAACGGGTCGAGCCCGATCCGAATGGTGCTTTTTCGGGTCGAACCCGCGAAAATTCGGGGTTGACCCGAAATGTGCCCAGTCCTAGATAGCCATTAATCAACATGAATGCACAACTGACAACGATGGGGGAGGTAGGATTCAAACTCAAGCCTATTGCTTGGAAAGGAGTGTACCCCTTTCCGTCTTCTTATTACTTGTTTGTTTGCTTAATTTCACGCATAGTCTGGTATCTTACCGGTTCATGAAGGCTAGATTAAGTTTGAGAATGGACTTCCTTCTCATGACTTTCACACTGCTTCATAAAGGATTGCATGTCTGAAGGTATTGCACGCACAACAATTCTTTCTTTTGCTTCTGCCATTCTGCACCAGTAAAAGCATCAAAACACATATCACGAAATAAGCCTTAACCTCTGCAAATACTACATTAAGCTTAATGCCAAGGCAACTGCTAAACAAACTCCATCTAATCCAGTTCTAGTAATGCCTATTGTTATATCATAGTTGAGAATATCACTATTTGAGCATGAACTGTGAAACAAAGAGGCAAATTCCCTTCAAGCTCTGAAAATAGCACACAATAATAAGGCAGGGTATACCGAAATGTATAACTTTTATCAAGATTGAATTATCATCGTACAATCACCGAAAATCCTATTATATACGAAAACCATTACCAGAACTTGAAGCGCTCCAAAATCATCTCAGCTAATTGAGAAACGCCAAAAATTAAGTAAATtctgaaaaattaaaacaacaaacaaaaacaaaacttaatgcGTATGAACAAAAGGGTATGTGAAAGAGTTTCGCTACCTCCATGTACAGACAGTTGCAGAGGTTCTTCTCTATGATATTTTGAGTCAAGTGAGGTCAAAATGGGGAGTCACTGGAGTACTCGAGAAGAATTCGATAAGGAGGTTACGATAGACTAGAGACTACAGCATTTACTCCATTAgggttttgtctttttttttttttttcgttttattttttctagaaaagattatgactagttgatagttGTTATCTGATTAGGTTAGAGAATATGATTTGATAATATTAGTAAATTGTAAAAGcgtttttgataaattagttgtttactgtttggtacaatttttttcttcaaaaaactaattaaaaatattgttttgaagaaaaaaaattataccaaacatttTGGAAttgagttacaaaaaacttattaagcaaacatttatattaattttttaaatcaagtaaaattaatagtgatcaaataagttaaaattgactgattagttaactattttaccaaataggaaGATTACAACTTAATTAGATCGGTAATTCGGTaatcacaatattcaactcTTAAAAGCAATCTCATTGAAGGGATTTACTTAGCTCCGCAGCTTGTAACTCaaaaaactttaaatatttagttttaaaaaaagaacATGTTTAtcttcataaaaaattataataacatACTTAGTCATGAGATATTTCTGTGTAGATTTTGGTTAAATTTAAACTCGTTTATTCTCAAAGTGATGATTTTGTTCTATATTTATACCATTGTATTTAGATAAAAAAACTTGTTTGATAAGCCTTGAGTTCACCTCACTCGTCTCAGAACCCTGAGTTTGCCAGAATATTTTTGACATCAATTTTTTGGGTATAATCTTTCAGGAAGGCATTTGCTAGATGAATTAATATGAGTAGTTCCGCATGACATATTGAGCTACCATACATTGAATATCCCCTCTACTTGaggaaaattaaaaagaaagaaagaaaaacctAAAAAACAGCATACATTTCTTTTGGACAAGTAGTTCCATTGCAGACATaatctttcaagtttcaaccatAACACTAAATCTCAAACGTGCTCTCCTGCTGCAATCAACCTCGACTTCAATCTACAAAGCTGATGACTCTGCAAATGCATCATATGCCCCCTCCAAGAAAAGAGATCCAAGAGGCCTAATTTAGAAGAACAAAATCATTTAGAAGAGTGAAATCTAAGTAATTAGCTAAAGAATgacatgtaaataaataaaaatgaacaaaatcaCAGCATGTAATCCATGTATCCAGATAAAATACTATGGTGTTGCAGTGTGAGATTAGCACATCAAACAGTAAAGGGTGAGGCATCAAACCCACCAGAAGGAGAtcagaagaagatgaagaagcttTTGATGTAGTAGTTATTAGGTCTTGCCATTTTTGTTGGCAAGATATGAAAAACAGAAATAGGTAATTAATTTTAACACTAAAAAGGAGCATTGTCATTAGAaattcctttgataatctacagAAATGTTGAAAGAGTGTCATATAAGAGAATAATTTATAAAAGATTAGATAGTAGTACGCTGGCGAAAATTATAAGCTATTAGTAGAATACAAAAATTGCCGACAAAGGCCATATTTCTTATGATTAATTTTTACACAGGGCATGAGGAAATAATAAATGCAATTGTCTAAAGTTCATCAGTAAACTGACTGAAGCTGCCAAGTACACTGTCTCAATCTTCATGGAATATGACTATTCTAAATAAGTTTCATAGTGTAAGTTCACACACTAGTCCataatataaaagaaattgcaaaAGAAGTCGGTACCTGCAAGTGCCATACCAGCTAATACAATTCATCATCAGGGATCTCTGGATTAAGAAATTTCTTTGGATCTTTAGTGACTTCCTCATAGCTAAGTGTAGCATTAACCCGATCAGGAACTGGTTCAAGTGCAATGATGCTTTCTTTGTCAATAACTCCATCAATTATGCCATATTCCACTGCTTCGACGGGGGACATATAACGATCCCTATCAATATCTTTCTCAACTTGCTCAAATGAGCGGCCAGTAAAATTGGATATTATTCTAATAACATTCTCTTTGTTGTGCATGATTTCTCGGGCTTGAATCTCAACATCAATTACTTGCCCACTTGCACCTCCAAGTGGTTGATGCATCATAATTCGAGTATTAGGCATTGCAAAACGCTTCCCTTTAGTGCCACCACCAAGGATTATAGAAGCTGTTGAAGCTGAAATGCCTAGGGCAATTGTTGATACATCAGCTCTTAAAAGCTGGATAACGTCAAAAATAGCCATGCTTGCACTGAAAAGGGCAAGTGCATCAGTTGAAAGATGATTCAAGAACTAAGAAGTGGAACAACTGCTTCAACATCTTCAATCAACTGAGCAAGGTAAAATAATAGGCAAATACTGGAAAGGGAACTATAGTAAGTAGTAACCAACTCAACATATCTCAATAACAGTAGTTTTTAGCTGCATATGTGACTAGATAGAAACAAATAGCAGAACTCGCACATGGAAATCCAGTAGAGAAGGTTCATAATCTTTGAAGCAAACATAGTCCATAGTATGGAAGTCTAAGTAGTGGGATATCAACCAATCTATCAATTGATAATCTTTAAGCATATTGTGtacattta from Ipomoea triloba cultivar NCNSP0323 chromosome 6, ASM357664v1 includes:
- the LOC116021892 gene encoding uncharacterized protein LOC116021892, producing MDSTEHDEESSEESETPNYRLLRSCLGLVLFVLGFFLLSIFVLYFAVYIESLSIWNPISLPSRCKIVSSSVDLRSSKVCELGLLNYKAKNVLYPYERKKFRCRYDYYWASVFKVEYTDHSGQSRLALAEAPNEALPSDCRPNFIAAWSTKDRFKVNETYKCWYSLGISKIDIYEDGFFNCQAKDPSTIEMSVRYLILFMSIAKSTLASANFLQSWGWGVVAGLITGFCSAFLFIFLVGLLRKFWSYHHQLSVTRWLALHCTAVRLKRVCFFVAYVSFSSWLAVQYLQRIGLPEVRVQYSR
- the LOC116022387 gene encoding putative pentatricopeptide repeat-containing protein At1g31840: YGCFDIKYAMLKILSSLIERKSVGVILDICGKMENGMMGGKRHHFDVYSFVMGRFLQNNEVEMGLEFHRRMTGNGFVPNILVCNKILRTLYKENRGGVAHQFFLLMQEVGPKPSLVTFSTMINAFCKERRLDEAFKHYVLMTAKGIEPDIVVYSILIDGLFKAGKFDKANQLLSAALGKGIKLDVVCFSTIIDGHIRRGDILRGVEVYKRMLREEVRPSIVTYSILLNGLCKNDRLLEAFGVYGQIVKNGIQPSLVTYSSLIDGFCKLGNFIEGFHLYKDMVNKGHIPDVTVCNMLINGLVKQGWMDDALVFFYQVVKSGLVPNVYIFNTLMDGFCRLKQIKEAINLYILMGAYDIVPDLVTHTLIIRGIFELGRFREALAFFFQILKRGFLPDVVTYCVLIDGLCKCHNLAAGLQVFELMKKTGTQPDIAIYNVLINSHFKEGHLRNALELFKHVLDCGPDPNIVTYNTVICGYCSMKMLKEAIRLFEELKQRRIRYNTITLTILIDGFCKEGRMDDAMSLFSEMTGKDKLPNVVTYSCLIDGYFKIYSLETAFELHKAMLSNNISPNIISYTVLIDGLCKRGMVKEASSIFYSALRCGLLPDVITYGVLLRGYCKFGWLVEARSLYNHMLEAGIKPDSLVQNTIAEYDLHP
- the LOC116021551 gene encoding ATP-dependent Clp protease proteolytic subunit 4, chloroplastic codes for the protein MDSLAILSTPLSPHRASLSTHLRFRRHGLLRHPSLKFTPPSIKCILDSHLPTTPKPLSDSQFLSNSDRHSLHLASAPQTQAAAMRGAEADVMGLLFRERIVFLGNEIDDFVADAINSQLLLLDAQDPTRDIRLFINCSGGSLSASMAIFDVIQLLRADVSTIALGISASTASIILGGGTKGKRFAMPNTRIMMHQPLGGASGQVIDVEIQAREIMHNKENVIRIISNFTGRSFEQVEKDIDRDRYMSPVEAVEYGIIDGVIDKESIIALEPVPDRVNATLSYEEVTKDPKKFLNPEIPDDELY